A genomic region of Dreissena polymorpha isolate Duluth1 chromosome 4, UMN_Dpol_1.0, whole genome shotgun sequence contains the following coding sequences:
- the LOC127878744 gene encoding muscarinic acetylcholine receptor M1-like has translation MSTAPPGEDYNNEDEGIIPMTPGVQIPAAIGLAILILISITGNSMTVIAYLRDQRLCTVYDFYLFQLGITDLLLSAISLPFYTVYTLMEFTWPFGYAFCKIYLVCDFTMCFQSIMLMLIISLDRLLLIQMGHSYMIKITRRVGVAQVVCAWLISFLVFSPAIIGWDAWVGYSTVKNMDCDVEFAYDRVFTTITAFVEFLIPFVCMTSLNALIYVKIKQRSKVNPVTSIHVQSASSINPGNRTGIANALPPAARDPGGRHRKAAKFLAMLVVAFLIFWAPYSITTVLISFCDDCVNTSLYEFFNFFLWMKSAVNPFLYAYNSPRYRMHFRRFLTFNGRLLLRTKEPSVEPEITVQTSAM, from the coding sequence ATGTCGACAGCGCCCCCAGGGGAGGACTACAACAACGAAGACGAAGGTATCATTCCTATGACCCCAGGGGTACAGATTCCAGCAGCGATCGGCCTGGCGATACTCATTTTGATATCGATCACAGGCAATTCAATGACAGTAATAGCCTACTTGCGGGATCAGCGACTCTGCACCGTGTACGATTTCTACTTATTTCAACTCGGAATCACGGATTTACTTCTCTCCGCGATCAGTTTACCTTTTTACACCGTGTATACCCTCATGGAATTTACGTGGCCGTTCGGGTACGCATTTTGTAAGATATACCTCGTGTGCGACTTCACGATGTGTTTTCAATCCATAATGCTGATGTTGATCATCAGCCTAGATCGGCTGCTACTAATTCAGATGGGACACTCCTACATGATAAAGATCACGAGGCGCGTGGGCGTCGCACAGGTTGTATGCGCTTGGCTAATCTCCTTCCTGGTGTTCTCCCCCGCTATCATCGGCTGGGACGCCTGGGTGGGCTACTCGACCGTGAAAAACATGGACTGCGACGTGGAATTCGCTTACGACCGCGTCTTCACTACGATCACTGCGTTCGTTGAGTTCCTTATCCCATTCGTGTGCATGACGTCTCTAAATGCTTTAATCTACGTCAAAATTAAGCAGCGCTCAAAGGTGAATCCGGTCACGAGTATTCATGTTCAGTCGGCGTCATCCATAAATCCAGGTAATCGAACTGGGATAGCTAATGCATTGCCGCCAGCGGCCCGTGACCCAGGGGGACGCCACAGAAAGGCGGCCAAGTTTCTGGCAATGCTTGTCGTGGCTTTCCTGATCTTTTGGGCGCCATATTCCATCACCACTGTGCTCATATCATTCTGTGATGATTGCGTGAACACAAGTCTGTACGAGTTTTTCAACTTTTTTCTCTGGATGAAATCTGCCGTCAATCCGTTCCTGTATGCGTACAACAGTCCCAGATACCGCATGCACTTCCGGCGGTTCCTAACGTTTAACGGCAGGCTCCTGTTACGGACAAAGGAACCGTCCGTCGAACCGGAAATCACAGTCCAGACCAGCGCAATGTGA